In a single window of the Necator americanus strain Aroian chromosome X, whole genome shotgun sequence genome:
- a CDS encoding hypothetical protein (NECATOR_CHRX.G25485.T1) → MYNTRQAEAMIDEEFLDIFLWCNMEVEGNLRRCNARVTIISLGVNGASDAIRKQVTKFHTSNRFMTSTILRNELSMSDILIRLELYDIFGYRDFVMFTIDFTKPSPLTDLNVGFQNSDVRVYVNTQYLSIHSAKFAHLFVRIKPGCAERLCPTTENKSEFGTCSDYDVLSMQSDEAEVKLYSGEEIFGARTHDVDNMCFLLPIWFQFLLHRQKTRGLLGLPAEIGEASVQQGYELDRNRCFYQQTSSATAYATAQGVRLISTKQNDEVNLFGYLTRHPDAKGNKNELSVNNPEDYFQGDVDLSEQQVKQIEKSLLEKHREKRKVGRAPIYKIWDRTHPISFDFAETVPRRTRAKIREAMNLWQRNTCIRFEENGPSVDRLEFFDGGGCSSFVGRIGGTQSLQILVTIGVTEAIYERLVFL, encoded by the exons ATGTATAATACGAG gcAAGCTGAAGCTATGATAGACGAAGAGTTTCTGGACATTTTCCTATGGTGTAATATGGAAGTTGAGGGGAACTTACGGCGATGTAACGCGAGGGTCACGATTATTTCTTTAGGCGTCAATGGTGCTTCGGATGCTATTCGCAAG CAAGTCACTAAATTTCACACAAGTAATCGTTTCATGACGTCTACAATTCTTCGCAACGAGCTGAGCATGAGTGACATTTTAATTAGACTAGAACTATACGATATTTTTGGATATCG agattttgTTATGTTTACTATTGATTTCACGAAACCGTCGCCCTTAACCGATCTTAACGTTGGGTTTCAAAATAGCGATGTAAGAGTTTATGTGAATACTCAG TATCTTTCAATCCACTCTGCAAAATTCGCTCACTTATTCGTGCGGATAAAACCTGGCTGTGCAGAGAGACTTTGTCCAACTACTGAAAACAAATCTGAGTTCGGAActtgtagcgattatgacgtaTTAAGTATGCA GAGTGACGAAGCAGAAGTGAAACTCTACAGTGGTGAAGAGATTTTCGGAGCAAGAACACATGACGTCGATAACATGTGTTTCCTCCTTCCGATTTGGtttcaatttttgcttcaCAGACAAAAAACTCGTG GTCTACTCGGATTGCCCGCAGAAATCGGTGAAGCTAGCGTACAACAAGGGTACGAactcgatcgcaaccgttgCTTCTACCAGCAGacttcgagtgcaaccgcatacgcaactgcacaagGTGTTAG GTTGATCAGCACGAAGCAAAACGATGAGGTGAATCTTTTCGGGTATCTTACGAGACATCCGGATGCAAAAGGGAATAAG AATGAGCTGTCAGTAAATAACCCCGAGGACTACTTCCAAGGCGATGTTGATCTATCTGAACAACAAGTTAAGCAAATCGAAAAATCTCTCCTAGAAAAAcaccgagaaaaaagaaag GTCGGACGCGCTCCCATCTACAAGATTTGGGATCGTACACATCCCATAAGTTTCGATTTTGCTGAAACGGTGCCACGTCGGACGAGAGCGAAAATTCG GGAGGCGATGAATTTGTGGCAGCGCAATACCTGCATTCGATTCGAGGAGAATGGTCCAAGTGTGGATCGcttagaattttttgatgGTGGAGGATGTTCTTCATTCGTAGGACGTATCGGAGGTACACAG AGTTTACAAATATTAGTGACTATAGGTGTGACAGAAGCCATATATGAAAGACTTGTTTTTCTATAA
- a CDS encoding hypothetical protein (NECATOR_CHRX.G25485.T4), which produces MIKFVDARLPRPDFSRVTSTSVSATSASPADWYPLGVVLYTMLLGESPKDNPRTTISFPDSTSSPACRRRIASLLEPDEEIRVGYHDCVHSEWMALQPNWIFADQHFVYQRCLVLTLSTSDIYNLAKKKICGFEWQAEAMIDEEFLDIFLWCNMEVEGNLRRCNARVTIISLGVNGASDAIRKQVTKFHTSNRFMTSTILRNELSMSDILIRLELYDIFGYRDFVMFTIDFTKPSPLTDLNVGFQNSDVRVYVNTQYLSIHSAKFAHLFVRIKPGCAERLCPTTENKSEFGTCSDYDVLSMQSDEAEVKLYSGEEIFGARTHDTKNSWLISTKQNDEVNLFGYLTRHPDAKGNKNELSVNNPEDYFQGDVDLSEQQVKQIEKSLLEKHREKRKVGRAPIYKIWDRTHPISFDFAETVPRRTRAKIREAMNLWQRNTCIRFEENGPSVDRLEFFDGGGCSSFVGRIGGTQIRYVNPFMLSI; this is translated from the exons ATGATTAAATTCGTTGACGCACGGCTACCGAGGCCAGATTTCTCCCG GGTAACTTCCACTTCGGTCTCTGCGACATCCGCCTCTCCAG CTGACTGGTACCCGCTAGGAGTTGTCTTGTATACTATGCTGCTCGGGGAATCGCCAAAG GACAATCCTCGAACAACGATCTCCTTTCCGGATTCCACTTCATCACCAGCCTGTCGACGGCGTATCGCCTCTCTTTTAGAACCG GATGAAGAAATCCGAGTAGGATATCATGACTGCGTTCATTCTGAGTGGATGGCACTTCAACCTAACTGGATTTTCGCAGACCAGCATTTCGTCTATCAAC GGTGTTTGGTTCTTACTCTTTCAACGTCGGATATCTACAATttggcaaagaagaaaatctgcgGTTTTGAATG gcAAGCTGAAGCTATGATAGACGAAGAGTTTCTGGACATTTTCCTATGGTGTAATATGGAAGTTGAGGGGAACTTACGGCGATGTAACGCGAGGGTCACGATTATTTCTTTAGGCGTCAATGGTGCTTCGGATGCTATTCGCAAG CAAGTCACTAAATTTCACACAAGTAATCGTTTCATGACGTCTACAATTCTTCGCAACGAGCTGAGCATGAGTGACATTTTAATTAGACTAGAACTATACGATATTTTTGGATATCG agattttgTTATGTTTACTATTGATTTCACGAAACCGTCGCCCTTAACCGATCTTAACGTTGGGTTTCAAAATAGCGATGTAAGAGTTTATGTGAATACTCAG TATCTTTCAATCCACTCTGCAAAATTCGCTCACTTATTCGTGCGGATAAAACCTGGCTGTGCAGAGAGACTTTGTCCAACTACTGAAAACAAATCTGAGTTCGGAActtgtagcgattatgacgtaTTAAGTATGCA GAGTGACGAAGCAGAAGTGAAACTCTACAGTGGTGAAGAGATTTTCGGAGCAAGAACACATGAC ACAAAAAACTCGTG GTTGATCAGCACGAAGCAAAACGATGAGGTGAATCTTTTCGGGTATCTTACGAGACATCCGGATGCAAAAGGGAATAAG AATGAGCTGTCAGTAAATAACCCCGAGGACTACTTCCAAGGCGATGTTGATCTATCTGAACAACAAGTTAAGCAAATCGAAAAATCTCTCCTAGAAAAAcaccgagaaaaaagaaag GTCGGACGCGCTCCCATCTACAAGATTTGGGATCGTACACATCCCATAAGTTTCGATTTTGCTGAAACGGTGCCACGTCGGACGAGAGCGAAAATTCG GGAGGCGATGAATTTGTGGCAGCGCAATACCTGCATTCGATTCGAGGAGAATGGTCCAAGTGTGGATCGcttagaattttttgatgGTGGAGGATGTTCTTCATTCGTAGGACGTATCGGAGGTACACAG ATCCGTTATGTGAATCCGTTTATGTTGAGCATATAG
- a CDS encoding hypothetical protein (NECATOR_CHRX.G25485.T5) — MNIVEFNGQKRSDSVNIWRCLVLTLSTSDIYNLAKKKICGFEWQAEAMIDEEFLDIFLWCNMEVEGNLRRCNARVTIISLGVNGASDAIRKQVTKFHTSNRFMTSTILRNELSMSDILIRLELYDIFGYRDFVMFTIDFTKPSPLTDLNVGFQNSDVRVYVNTQYLSIHSAKFAHLFVRIKPGCAERLCPTTENKSEFGTCSDYDVLSMQSDEAEVKLYSGEEIFGARTHDTKNSWLISTKQNDEVNLFGYLTRHPDAKGNKNELSVNNPEDYFQGDVDLSEQQVKQIEKSLLEKHREKRKVGRAPIYKIWDRTHPISFDFAETVPRRTRAKIREAMNLWQRNTCIRFEENGPSVDRLEFFDGGGCSSFVGRIGGTQIRYVNPFMLSI; from the exons ATGAATATAGTGGAATTTAATGGCCAAAAACGCTCAGATTCTGTGAACATTTGGA GGTGTTTGGTTCTTACTCTTTCAACGTCGGATATCTACAATttggcaaagaagaaaatctgcgGTTTTGAATG gcAAGCTGAAGCTATGATAGACGAAGAGTTTCTGGACATTTTCCTATGGTGTAATATGGAAGTTGAGGGGAACTTACGGCGATGTAACGCGAGGGTCACGATTATTTCTTTAGGCGTCAATGGTGCTTCGGATGCTATTCGCAAG CAAGTCACTAAATTTCACACAAGTAATCGTTTCATGACGTCTACAATTCTTCGCAACGAGCTGAGCATGAGTGACATTTTAATTAGACTAGAACTATACGATATTTTTGGATATCG agattttgTTATGTTTACTATTGATTTCACGAAACCGTCGCCCTTAACCGATCTTAACGTTGGGTTTCAAAATAGCGATGTAAGAGTTTATGTGAATACTCAG TATCTTTCAATCCACTCTGCAAAATTCGCTCACTTATTCGTGCGGATAAAACCTGGCTGTGCAGAGAGACTTTGTCCAACTACTGAAAACAAATCTGAGTTCGGAActtgtagcgattatgacgtaTTAAGTATGCA GAGTGACGAAGCAGAAGTGAAACTCTACAGTGGTGAAGAGATTTTCGGAGCAAGAACACATGAC ACAAAAAACTCGTG GTTGATCAGCACGAAGCAAAACGATGAGGTGAATCTTTTCGGGTATCTTACGAGACATCCGGATGCAAAAGGGAATAAG AATGAGCTGTCAGTAAATAACCCCGAGGACTACTTCCAAGGCGATGTTGATCTATCTGAACAACAAGTTAAGCAAATCGAAAAATCTCTCCTAGAAAAAcaccgagaaaaaagaaag GTCGGACGCGCTCCCATCTACAAGATTTGGGATCGTACACATCCCATAAGTTTCGATTTTGCTGAAACGGTGCCACGTCGGACGAGAGCGAAAATTCG GGAGGCGATGAATTTGTGGCAGCGCAATACCTGCATTCGATTCGAGGAGAATGGTCCAAGTGTGGATCGcttagaattttttgatgGTGGAGGATGTTCTTCATTCGTAGGACGTATCGGAGGTACACAG ATCCGTTATGTGAATCCGTTTATGTTGAGCATATAG
- a CDS encoding hypothetical protein (NECATOR_CHRX.G25485.T2) — MLLGESPKDNPRTTISFPDSTSSPACRRRIASLLEPDEEIRVGYHDCVHSEWMALQPNWIFADQHFVYQRIHSL, encoded by the exons ATGCTGCTCGGGGAATCGCCAAAG GACAATCCTCGAACAACGATCTCCTTTCCGGATTCCACTTCATCACCAGCCTGTCGACGGCGTATCGCCTCTCTTTTAGAACCG GATGAAGAAATCCGAGTAGGATATCATGACTGCGTTCATTCTGAGTGGATGGCACTTCAACCTAACTGGATTTTCGCAGACCAGCATTTCGTCTATCAACGTATTCATTCTCTttaa
- a CDS encoding hypothetical protein (NECATOR_CHRX.G25485.T3) produces the protein MTSTILRNELSMGDILIRLELYDIFGYRDFVMFTIDFTKPSPLTDLNVGSQNSDVRVYVNTQYLSIHSAKFAHLFVRIKPGCAERLCPTTENKSEFGTCSNHDVLSMQIRFCTQCPACFLAAARIPMIKFVDARLPRPDFSRVTSTSVSATSASPGHGHFVALGLIRSHK, from the exons ATGACGTCTACAATTCTTCGCAACGAGCTGAGCATGGGTGACATTTTAATTAGACTAGAACTATACGATATTTTTGGATATCG agatttTGTTATGTTTACTATTGATTTCACGAAACCGTCGCCCTTAACCGATCTTAACGTTGGGTCTCAAAATAGCGATGTAAGAGTTTATGTGAATACTCAG TATCTTTCAATCCACTCTGCAAAATTCGCTCACTTATTCGTGCGGATAAAACCTGGCTGTGCAGAGAGACTTTGTCCAACTACTGAAAACAAATCTGAGTTCGGGACTTGTAGCAATCATGACGTATTAAGTATGCA AATCCGTTTCTGCACACAATGTCCTGCATGTTTTTTGGCTGCTGCTCGCATACCAATGATTAAATTCGTTGACGCACGGCTACCGAGGCCAGATTTCTCCCG GGTAACTTCCACTTCGGTCTCTGCGACATCCGCCTCTCCAG GTCACGGTCATTTTGTGGCACTAGGCCTTATTCGGTCCCACAAATAA
- a CDS encoding hypothetical protein (NECATOR_CHRX.G25485.T6) codes for MTSTILRNELSMGDILIRLELYDIFGYRDFVMFTIDFTKPSPLTDLNVGSQNSDVRVYVNTQYLSIHSAKFAHLFVRIKPGCAERLCPTTENKSEFGTCSNHDVLSMQSDGAEVKLYSGEEIFGARTHDVDNMCFLLPIWFQFLLHRQKARVGSKHSEAMCNCGSSCFRSRAGIQTLSRWYLC; via the exons ATGACGTCTACAATTCTTCGCAACGAGCTGAGCATGGGTGACATTTTAATTAGACTAGAACTATACGATATTTTTGGATATCG agatttTGTTATGTTTACTATTGATTTCACGAAACCGTCGCCCTTAACCGATCTTAACGTTGGGTCTCAAAATAGCGATGTAAGAGTTTATGTGAATACTCAG TATCTTTCAATCCACTCTGCAAAATTCGCTCACTTATTCGTGCGGATAAAACCTGGCTGTGCAGAGAGACTTTGTCCAACTACTGAAAACAAATCTGAGTTCGGGACTTGTAGCAATCATGACGTATTAAGTATGCA GAGTGACGGAGCAGAAGTGAAACTCTACAGTGGTGAAGAGATTTTCGGAGCAAGAACACATGACGTCGATAACATGTGTTTCCTCCTTCCGATTTGGtttcaatttttgcttcaCAGACAGAAAGCTCGTG TTGGGTCGAAACATTCTGAAGCCATGTGCAACTGCGGAAGCAGCTGCTTTCGAAGCCGGGCGGGGATCCAGACGTTATCGAGGTGGTACCTTTGTTAG